The Musa acuminata AAA Group cultivar baxijiao chromosome BXJ1-3, Cavendish_Baxijiao_AAA, whole genome shotgun sequence genome window below encodes:
- the LOC103979405 gene encoding uncharacterized protein LOC103979405 → MAAESRKERLDQPLKPSFPESLLVDGKPTARGTRGRKAAAAAATNGDSVVKPVMAAVPRSQVLGKVKDFLGVIAEANEKLEVDVGASSRADYNVEVLTGNEEEYIEMDLLLGITDLHTAEAVEAAEAAMSGFRPSAPSTSSISSDSDDDSDDDAEKLKVGSDESVRSDTRSKRPKIVVLDSSTD, encoded by the coding sequence ATGGCGGCGGAGAGCAGGAAAGAGCGCCTAGATCAGCCCTTGAAGCCCTCCTTCCCCGAGAGCCTTCTCGTGGACGGCAAGCCGACCGCGCGCGGTACACGAGGCCGcaaagccgccgccgccgccgccacgaaCGGAGACTCGGTAGTAAAACCCGTCATGGCTGCGGTCCCGCGAAGCCAAGTTCTCGGCAAAGTGAAGGACTTTTTGGGAGTGATCGCTGAGGCCAACGAGAAACTGGAGGTTGACGTGGGCGCGAGTTCTCGCGCGGACTATAACGTAGAAGTGCTCACTGGGAACGAGGAAGAGTACATCGAGATGGATTTGCTCCTGGGCATCACCGACCTGCACACTGCCGAAGCCGTGGAAGCAGCCGAGGCTGCCATGAGCGGCTTCCGGCCGTCGGCACCCTCCACTAGCAGCATCTCCTCTGACTCAGATGACGACAGTGATGACGACGCAGAGAAGCTTAAGGTGGGGAGCGATGAGTCTGTGCGCAGTGACACGCGAAGTAAGCGTCCAAAAATTGTTGTGCTTGATTCAAGTACGGATTAG
- the LOC103979406 gene encoding ultraviolet-B receptor UVR8 — MEGSAMSMEEEGSGGEVAAPAREVLLISAGASHSVALLSGNAMCSWGRGEDGQLGHGDAEDRLFPTILSALDSQGIVSVTCGADHTTAYSQSDDQVYSWGWGDFGRLGHGNSSDVFSPQPIKALQGLKIKQIACGDSHCLAVTMDGEVQSWGRNQNGQLGLGTTEDSLIPQKIQAFQGICVKMIAAGAEHTAAVTEDGDIYGWGWGRYGNLGLGDRNDRLIPEKVASIKGEKMVLVACGWRHTITVSSSGNLYTYGWSKYGQLGHGDFEDHLSPHWLEALKDSCISQISGGWRHTMALTSDGRLYGWGWNKFGQVGIGDNDDHCSPVQVNFPEEQKVKQISCGWRHTLALTERGNVFSWGRGTSGQLGHGDIVDRNIPKMIEVISKDGLGCKQIESSKFLPSSGKIWVSPSERYAIVPDENIAKHSTNPIKGNGSDANVPENDVKRMRV; from the exons ATGGAAGGCAGCGCGATGTCGATGGAAGAGGAAGGGAGCGGGGGAGAGGTCGCCGCGCCAGCTCGCGAGGTCCTCCTCATCTCCGCCGGCGCGAGCCACTCCGTCGCTCTTCTCT CTGGTAATGCTATGTGTTCCTGGGGAAGGGGTGAAGATGGACAGCTGGGCCATGGAGATGCTGAAGACCGACTTTTTCCAACGATACTGAGTGCGTTGGACAGCCAAGGCATAGTGTCTGTCACTTGTGGAGCTGATCATACAACAGCATATTCTCAATCAGATGATCAAGTTTATAGTTGGGGATG GGGTGACTTTGGAAGGTTGGGCCATGGAAACTCTAGTGATGTATTCAGTCCGCAGCCAATTAAGGCACTGCAAGGCTTGAAGATTAAACAAATTGCTTGTGGGGATAGCCACTGTTTGGCTGTGACTATGGACGGAGAAGTACAAAG TTGGGGTCGGAACCAAAACGGACAACTTGGTCTTGGCACAACAGAGGACTCTCTtataccacaaaagattcaagcaTTTCAG GGTATATGTGTCAAAATGATTGCTGCGGGTGCTGAACATACCGCTGCAGTTACAGAAGATGGTGATATCTATGGTTGGGGTTGGGGTCGTTATGGAAATTTGGGTTTGGGTGACCGTAATGATCGCTTGATTCCAGAAAAGGTTGCTTCTATCAAG GGAGAAAAGATGGTCCTCGTTGCATGTGGATGGCGTCATACTATTACTGTCTCATCCTCTGGGAATTTGTACACATATGGTTGGAGCAAATATGGTCAATTAGGACATGGAGACTTTGAGGATCACCTCAGTCCGCATTGGTTGGAAGCCCTAAAAGATAGTTGCATATCTCAG atTTCAGGTGGCTGGAGACATACTATGGCACTCACATCTGATGGAAGACTATATGGTTGGGGGTGGAACAAG TTTGGTCAAGTTGGTATTGGCGATAATGATGATCACTGTTCTCCAGTACAAGTTAATTTTCCGGAGGAACAG AAGGTGAAGCAAATTTCCTGTGGATGGAGACACACCCTTGCTCTTACAGAAAGAGGAAATGTTTTCTCTTGGGGCAGGGGCACAAGCGGACAGCTTGGCCATGGTGATATCGTTGACCG GAATATTCCCAAGATGATAGAGGTGATAAGCAAGGATGGATTAGGCTGCAAGCAGATAGAATCCTCTAAATTTTTACCTTCATCAG GCAAAATCTGGGTTTCACCATCAGAAAGATACGCCATTGTTCCCGATGAGAAT ATTGCAAAGCATTCGACAAACCCAATTAAGGGCAATGGAAGTGATGCAAACGTACCAGAGAATGATGTCAAGAGGATGCGAGTGTAG